The following DNA comes from Cedecea neteri.
GCCCGCCCACAGGCGGACGGGCACGTTCAGATTTATTTGCCGGCTTCGCCGATACGCTCTGCTTGATCGAGGTTATCTTTGGTGATCATCGTGGGCGCGTAATCTGCCCCGGTGATCGCCTTCTTCTCACGAATGTTGGCCACCAACTGGCTCATCGCCGTTTTCACCGCAAAACCAGGGCGCTGATCGGCAGTTGCCGCCATCCAGCCGTCACGCACGCGAGCCAGCGCTTCCGGTACTGCGTCAAAGCCGGTCACCAGCACTTCACCCGGCTTCATGCCCTGGCCCTGCAGCGCTTCAATCGCACCCAGCGCCATATCGTCGTTAGCGGAGAGGATCACCTGAGGCTTTTTCGGCAGTGATGGCAGGACGCTTTCAACGATGCGCATACCTTCAGAACGCATCCAGTTCCCGGTTTGATCGGCGACGATCTTATATTTGTCGCCCCCGGCTTTCAGGCCGTCGCGGATCCCTTTGGTACGTTCGATATTGGAGGAGGAGCCAGGCTGCCCGGTCAGCAGCACAATGTCCGCGCCGTCAGGGAATTTGGCTTTCACAAAATCAGCTACGGCCTGGCCACCTTTGTAGTTGTTGGCACCAAAGTGCGGTACCGGCTTGTCGCTGGCAACCGAGCGGTCGAGCGTTACCACCGGCAGTTTGGCATCCTGAATTTCCCCTACCGCACTCGACACGGCGTTAACGTCGTTTGGCGAAACGATAAACCCCTGAGCGCCACGCGTGATGGCGTTTTCCAGGTCTGCGACCTGCTTAGGCGAGCTGCCCT
Coding sequences within:
- a CDS encoding sugar ABC transporter substrate-binding protein yields the protein MKKLILAALIALTTAPALAENEQIVFSTPNLAMPFEVHMQRTAVQAAKEMGVKLQVLDSQGSSPKQVADLENAITRGAQGFIVSPNDVNAVSSAVGEIQDAKLPVVTLDRSVASDKPVPHFGANNYKGGQAVADFVKAKFPDGADIVLLTGQPGSSSNIERTKGIRDGLKAGGDKYKIVADQTGNWMRSEGMRIVESVLPSLPKKPQVILSANDDMALGAIEALQGQGMKPGEVLVTGFDAVPEALARVRDGWMAATADQRPGFAVKTAMSQLVANIREKKAITGADYAPTMITKDNLDQAERIGEAGK